One Scyliorhinus canicula chromosome 12, sScyCan1.1, whole genome shotgun sequence genomic region harbors:
- the kbtbd13 gene encoding kelch repeat and BTB domain-containing protein 13, whose translation MQPAVGCVDVKVEDKLFTVEKNMLIESSDYFRALFESGMRECTQVEIQLQGLPAQGFSIMLNVLKEGQPVLDSDEILDAIECAAFLLVKPLTRHLIYIISSDNCILMLQAADTYGVFDLMHAAAQFIRDVYTNVREDLSFLSEDQLDYIESLSPATFVAMTTHSPSAGYVDDISRTVCYLDEAENHWATLTSLPGKASTCLAGITVLDNNIYIVGGVDGLNKQIVKPSFCYNAERDSWSEFSSLQDLRYNLTLTGQDGCLFAMGGMCKNTVLATVEKYHVASKTWSFAAHLPRPGAGIACACTMGRIFVCLWLPLDTTDVYEYRTLKDEWLLVTTLKRQQSYGHCMVAHQDNLYVMRNGPADDFLRCMIDCFNLTRQQWTALAGQYVNSKGALFTAAIRGDTVFTVNRMLTLMYNIQEDKWKPAKEGAGFPRSGSMYTFLLRLPKNRLTTRQQN comes from the coding sequence ATGCAGCCAGCAGTTGGCTGCGTGGATGTAAAAGTGGAGGACAAGCTTTTCACAGTTGAGAAGAACATGCTGATTGAAAGCAGCGACTACTTCAGGGCTCTCTTTGAGTCTGGCATGAGGGAGTGCACTCAGGTGGAGATCCAGCTTCAAGGGTTACCGGCCCAGGGATTTAGCATCATGCTGAATGTCCTAAAAGAAGGCCAACCTGTCCTGGACAGCGACGAAATCCTCGATGCCATTGAATGTGCAGCCTTTCTACTGGTGAAGCCTCTCACGAGGCACCTTATTTATATCATCAGTTCAGATAACTGCATTCTAATGCTCCAGGCTGCAGACACATATGGGGTGTTTGACTTGATGCATGCCGCAGCTCAGTTTATCAGGGATGTTTACACTAACGTAAGGGAAGATTTGAGCTTTTTGTCTGAAGATCAGTTGGATTATATCGAATCCCTGTCTCCTGCTACATTTGTGGCCATGACCACTCACTCCCCTTCCGCTGGTTACGTGGATGACATTTCTAGAACTGTCTGTTATTTGGATGAGGCAGAAAATCATTGGGCAACCTTGACTTCATTACCAGGTAAAGCCAGCACATGTCTCGCAGGCATTACTGTGCTGGACAACAATATCTATATCGTCGGAGGGGTTGATGGACTGAACAAGCAGATAGTAAAGCCTAGTTTTTGCTACAATGCTGAAAGGGATAGCTGGAGCGAATTCTCAAGTCTTCAGGATCTTCGTTACAACCTAACGTTGACAGGGCAAGATGGTTGTCTCTTCGCCATGGGAGGAATGTGCAAGAATACAGTTCTTGCAACTGTGGAAAAGTACCATGTGGCATCCAAGACATGGTCCTTCGCCGCACATCTGCCTAGACCTGGAGCAGGCATAGCGTGTGCATGCACTATGGGCAGGATCTTTGTTTGCCTTTGGTTGCCATTGGATACCACAGATGTCTACGAGTACAGGACCCTTAAAGATGAATGGCTGCTTGTAACCACGCTAAAACGGCAACAAAGCTACGGCCATTGTATGGTAGCACATCAGGACAATCTGTATGTCATGAGAAACGGACCggcagatgatttcttgaggtgcaTGATAGATTGCTTCAACCTCACCAGGCAGCAATGGACTGCTTTAGCTGGTCAGTATGTAAACAGCAAAGGGGCACTTTTTACAGCGGCCATCAGAGGAGATACAGTTTTTACAGTAAACAGAATGTTAACTTTGATGTATAATAtacaagaagacaaatggaagcCAGCTAAGGAAGGGGCTGGATTTCCTCGCAGTGGTTCTATGTATACCTTTTTACTTAGGCTGCCAAAGAATAGACTGACAACTCGACAACAAAACTGA